The Dromaius novaehollandiae isolate bDroNov1 unplaced genomic scaffold, bDroNov1.hap1 HAP1_SCAFFOLD_56, whole genome shotgun sequence genome contains the following window.
ttatcTGGAGGACCCACCACCAAACTCGTTCCCAGTTatcaacctctttctttttctggggacccaaagatagatgcagtatacatggtctaatgaatactgacttgaGGGGGGATCATCAtgcccctcgacctcctggctgcaCTCCTGGTCATACAGACCCCATAGCAGGtagcaatgtaatggtgaaacgaggttcccactaagacagcaaagcctgcagtgccccaggccagggagaaacagagctgggccatgcagaaatgtcaggagaggggtttgctgcctgagctgactttgtAGCACCCTGGGACCTGTGACGGGGGTccaccaatctccaggaaggacaaggtgccagtgAAGAAGTTCCTGGGTCTGGACAGCCTGTGAGCCAGCTGGCCTGGATCCAGccacatcattagcacagtccctgttcatatcatctgggggtgagaaaaagttcaggaggaggagagcaagaaatgtttgagagtgcagagaccttggtgtgatgtgcctgtcatttatgcagcatgcttggatgtagatgggatagactttgcccaaaggcagctgtgggattcagatgattgagcacaggtagggaatccaaggtgccctgGGGCCCTTGCCCAGGAACCACTCCAAaagagcatgcttttcctgtaggtcccatgctgtatctgctagagacatgtggttgtgctggacaccccaggcattggacatggccctgcctatggcttatctttatgtcactgaatctagtGTCTgtcctgaattacattagctgtttgcattGCATGGATCCACTTGTGTCTCAGCATCATAGTGAGTGGCGCTTTAGTTgtagtagtaggcatctagtgtcattggagatggccaaggaaattcctcacctAGCCCCCACCTAATGCTCTAGAAGGAAGCAGGTTCctccttcagagcaagcagaaactggCACATgccctggaccacctctgtctctccaAATGTCACCAAGGGTTCGCGTGTGAACAACTGCctgccaccctccatctccagtgattataatggtaggatcttgtgtgcagacatctgtgttgtgcacacttcagcttgggcaaggggaatcccacctcgtgtgtgtttgtggagttcacgggagtttgctgaatcccactccagaccAGGAGTTTTTCACCTGGCATGAAATGCCCAGATAGACTCATtggaatcaatacctgaaccctgggtaaatgacctcccttcttgtccctgtctacgtgtcctgcctagttaagagatgggaagaggggcttccagaatgggatgtttccacctcttgcaaataaccaccctctgatgagacaaattacagtcctggaatcagtgtctcttcagtgtttagagagggaccatcagtgattattttagtctcccTCAGTAAACATTTCCCAGAAggaggagtacaaaggacaaacaaaatcacaccttcagctgggctaCTGTTCCCAAGTGGGGCCAGGCTAATGAAACAGGAGGAgttcatggcaacctggcagcactgcccagacacagctgtgtgcaggagcagctcctctgccaagagcagcagggctgcgggcactgcctgctgctgctgacatgagctgagagaaggcagggagaagtggaaggcagtgtgaagtgggaggacagcagagagctcactgtggaagaaaccttcacagcctttgacacagtgagtctctggctgcagggcaatgctactgaggttcctggaggggtcttctaaacctatcccatcccatgactgtctttttaaggatcccactcagagtaggatgagatgcttcagagcagagattctcagccacaccatcagattgaGAGGGCAGCCTGTTACCTTTCTCAGGAATGGCcgcaggctgtgaagctgggctgtgcactcagtctgcccagggctgtaattcagagcactgtccctgtgctcccgggtgctgtgtgcctggggcaatgactctgctgcctgcgagggtcagcactcagcctgcccaggaaactccccactgcactgtggggagaagctctggatgGGAGGAGTGCCCCTCATCAGGGCAGGtttattctcctgttgagagggtgctgcccagttcagggctgctcacagctccagcttatgcagaggacatttctgaggagtgtttttagaggaaagtgaagaaaaggctacttgaaagggaaggagctttcctctcgatgtctgcactttcagtttccagattttggcagggagaaaaaaggagagttttctgctttggcaaggaactgggactcccaaaccttcactctcaggaTCAGTAGGTCTGAGAAATCTCAGTAAGCTGCTTCACTCCCACCTCTGCCTACAGACAGCACAAGCATCACCTTCTCTGTGCTAGTCACGGTTTGTGTcacctgcttcttaggacctgcaaacacagaggtgcccctggctagtgccctgtcccaggaggtttcagtagggcagaactgagcacacagaggatgaccgggaaaagatgttgggacagagaaagagcttccagcagggactgctccaggcagcagagatgtgcagggaatgagagggaactgctaacagaatcacaaggagaggatggatttgggcaagtcatggtcagtccctctgatgcagactcttcctctgagcaagcccctcatgtctcttctcccacccagcagagcctctgccctgacagccatggagtccagaccatgagctgcctcctctgcagccagacctctggcagaggacaggggcatctctcctgccacaaaaGGAGCGATTGCCCTGCAGTGTCACCAtctgcaaggtggcatgcccagctgggtaaggtaaaGACTTTTCTGAGCGcccgtctgtctctctctccttgcctcccttggcagtaGGATcttggtgttgctccttgtttctcctcctgttcatgctgctcctgtttttctctcgggctccctggggtcggggttttcagctgcagttctgacaccaatGCTGCatgttgtgcaagagaggggcctgcatgggagtgctgttgccccagcccacttttgACCAGTGTGGCTCCCAGAAATGCAGCCtatggggttgggaattgagctgactctcccttaaggagaacccatcttcagtcctaacaggcctttgaccATTTCTCTGTGGTGTccagccaggctgcgagctgccctccagcaaggcacagatgtctcacagcatctctgtgatatctgagagagcCATGAAAATGTtgcagagatgtgaagagcatggagatggtgttgggaggctgtaaatgggcagctgaaaagagccctgtgtgtccttggctagaaggggaatGTGGAGCCCTCCCTCTGGCACCCTGAGAATGAGAGAGaaatttggagatctgcactttgaaagtggactcctctgctctcagcaggggctggtttcttcttagggcaacatatgagagtgttcatcctccagctcaaagcggtgtgagtacaggacagctgggaacaagactaatagagaaacaagctgtcctcactctgtaccaagtggcagtgaatctttttttttttcccaagctcacattagaaatgctgagaatttttgcctttgagcaacactccccaggggtgacaatgacatctaaaggaaaaaaatatatgtattaaaaattccctaaaactctgttcctcaactatcattctttagagcagatagtgaaaacactgaaaagcccttccaggTGAGGAATAGATTTTAcctgacagaaattatgagtgccagagctgtttacctctgttcccatgttcccactactgtccAGAAGGACTGATTCCTgtgcagcccccaggcagaggcttctgcttccCACAGCACACTACAGGTACCTGCCGaatgatcctccccaaaaaagagagagacaatctagtgttttcaaagagaaatgtccctttttttttccttggaaggtgTCTCCTgccttgtcaatgtcttttcactttttttttttcaactgtttcttattccttagacaatccccaaagcccagtgggaccaaatggccaacagcagctccttcagcgagttcctcctcctggcatttgcagacacacgggagctgcagctcttgcacttctcgctcttcctgggcatctacctggctgccctcctgggcaatggcctcatcatcacagtcgTAGCCTGCAAcgaccacctccacacccccatgtacttcttcctcctcaacctctccctcctcgaccttggctccatctccaccactctccccaaatccatggccaattccctgtgggacaccagggccatttcctactcaggatgctctgcccaggtcttcctgtttatcttcttgtttggaggagagttttctcttctcactgtcatggcctatgaccgctttgttgccatctgcagacccctgcactacgggaccctcatgggcagcagaacTTGtttcagaatggcagcagctgcctgggccagtggttttctctgtgctgccctgcacactgctaacacattttcaataccactctgccaaggcaacacagtggagcagttcttctgtgagattccccagatcctcaagctctcctgctcagactcctacctcagggaggtTGGCGTGAGTGTGGTTACTACCTCTTTagtctttgtgtgtttcattttcattgtgctgtcctacgtgcagatcttcattgctgtgctgaggatcccctctgagcagggccggcacaaagccttttccatgtgcctcccgcacctggccgtggtctccctgtttctcagcactggcacatttgcctacctgaagcccccctccctctcctccccatccctggatctggtggtggctgttctgtactccgtggtgcctccagcagtgaatcccctcatctacagcatgaggaacaaggagctcaaggaggccctgaggaaactgattcaagtggtactagttcagcagcaataagttgcccatccctctttgtaagtgacttgaatttatctcagacatctcttgtgctttgggcattgtatctgtgataataatctttttacagaagtatttgaattcatcccacttctccagaggcatgaactcggtctgtctgacccagaggccttctgtgaatgtgtctacCACTGTGTGAGAGCTGGCCTGgttctaataaaaggggatttcctcagtgctgtgtttgaaagttggtttcttcttccaaagctggagacaagaattcactcaagggctttcaccatgaaagggcctgttgctttctGGGTCTCTCCATGGGCTGaaggcaatgagctcatgggctgctgtgttagggaatgagggctggattcagctctgacttgtgggtgcccagtgctcctggaggtgctgagtggtcaagcagtatctgcctgggactgtctgccctatgacagggctggtgacagatgcccacagtggggaccctgcaggcagagggaagggagcctggagaggggttcatgtcaccttcaatggagaACCCTGGGCAGGATCTCGgcacacacctgaacacagcatcagccatttgaaatgtcctgtgattgttcagagcatcatccatggccacagaccccttggtagggggttgtcaggtgcaatgatgcccgtccagctgggtctgcttctcaccccaaccaccacggccagtgcagagtcaccccctggccctggggcaccacaacccgctcgctctgcagagcagcaccgccagctcggggccctgcggggagcacaggggaggctccaggagtggccaggcaggccagcactgatgcactccctgggtgaggacacacaccggtgggtttgtggggcagagccaggtctcgtgcaggggaagcaagacatgccgggcgcaggagagtggaggccatttgcagccctggctgcacagcccaggtttatgggtgagtcttgctgtgcggccagctcgttcctgctgggctcagtgccggtatggaggggaagagccaggcctaggcagcctctctcctggcccagatcCCAGcgggccctggggacggctgtgtgctgacccctgcgtgggacatggccagggctgggcaaggtgcagaaactgtgggggctgccaaagcaggagggctgtggggggacgggacaccaaaggctgtcacagggactgtgccagggggacgctggcctggcccacgagctcttgttcttgctccagctgtgctggaggaccatgacgtccctcaggcaaagctgtgctgcttggggagctgccctgagcaccacaacaggcagagcatgctccttgtgtgtccccgtcctgctgggagggtggcacgggcacaacccctcgctgcagcccccactggcccctgctgacctgcccctgccaacctgccaccacccccgtgctgcctcgtcctctgtccctcttctccacgcTGCAggcaccagtgatgcagcaggagctggcacagccccacagccgctgccggccccggccctcccctcctgcctgccaaacatgacatccatcttcaagaaggacaggaaagaggatctggggagtgatgggctggtcagtgtcacctcagtccctgggaagcaaatcttcctgcagctagttccagccacatgaaggggtcgggaacagccagcTTGAAGTCattgagggcaaattgtgcctggctaagctgactgccttctgtgatgggatgactggcagTGTGGACaagggagtgcagtgcatgcactcctcaAATGTAGGGAGGCCTTTGACAcggtcttccataacttctttgtagccaaactggggagaggtgggatggaggagtaagcaatggagggtgtggggaatgagctggaggctgcctgcCTCGAAGGTTGGAGATCAGTGGTCCAAAGTCcaactaatggttaccagtgatgTTGTGCAGAGGTTGatactggagccaatgctgtTTGTCTTTATGAGTGATTTAGATGGTaggatggagtgcactctcagccagttcacaGGTGATACCAAATTGGGGTGAGTGGCTGACATGCTGCAGGACAGGgctgctaagcagaggggcagcaacAGGCCAGTGATACGGGTTGATGGTAACATGGAGAGTTCAACCAAGTCCTGTCCCTGAGatgaaataaccccatgcagcaggacacgctggggctgactggctggaaagcagctttggaggaaAGGACGtggtggtcctggtggacacATTGACAAGAAGTTAGCAAGGTGCTCCTGTAGCAAAGATGGCCGCCTTTATCCcgggttgtattagcaagagtgcagaCAGCAGGGCAAATGCAGTGGGATGGATGAAATATCGTGGCAGCCTCGACCAAAGAGAAGCAAGATGAAGAAAGGTCAGAATTCGCAGACTACCAGTGTTGGAGAGAACgatatgatcaacagagtgcccaggtgCTGCCAACATTTTAAGACAACcagaaaaatggcatttctgccaGTGGCCGAGTGGTTAGAGCCCAGACTTGCTCAAGGGGGAGAGCTCCAGGGAGACTTCTGATTTACTGTACCTCTAAGTGCCTGGCAAGGATTATGAATTTTCGGTGACAGAACATGTTTTTACAAgcctaactttttaattaaagcattagaaaAAGCACACAAGAATACCAATGGGGGAGGGCACCCCAAAACCTGttttcattggcttcagtggctgtggcaTGAAGCCTGagtttggtttgaaagagaaaagattaggactgaatgtcctgAAGGTGACTCTAAACGACTTGATGCATTTATGCTCTTCAGCAATACTTCCTCCAATCACATCTTGGTCTACCCTGCACTGTATTTTCCCCCTTGCATAACAGATCAGAACTGTGGAGAAGGAACTGAGTTTAGGGAAATGCCACGCCAATAGTCTGGACAGCCTGGGGAGCCCACTGATAGAGTAAGTGTgcgcatgagagctcacagcaaaggcctggaaaAGCCAAGTGGCAGTGACCCTCCCGAGATGCCGAGGATCCCAATTGCTGAGGCACAGGGCTGGATACGGCCTCCTTGGATTGCTCATGACATGGGCTCATGCCACACTTCACAGGCAAAGAAATTTCTGTggaagagctggaggaagaaagtagcAATGaatcaaaagagggggaatgaaggccaGGAGTCCCATCATTAAATATCTCCAAATAAGGGTAGATTTTACCCCAGTTCTGGCAGGGCTGTTTCTTCCATGACCAGCAGcacctcagaagcagatcccataTCATCTGGTGTGAATGAGACCTGCAGTATTTCTCTACTGTTCTTCCTGTACCTACAACTTTCTTTTTAGCTCTTTGGCACTGGGGAGAAGTTTCAGCTCCTGGACGGGGGAAGGTGGCACCAGTGACTGCTAGTCCTGCCGCTACGCTCAGAATTTTCTGCTCTGATCAGCTGAGCCATGTAACTGCCCATGTGTCCACACTCTTCTTCAGTGCAGGGAAATGGACTGCAGGTGGGAAGGAGCCAGCTGAGGGCAGGCATAGAAATGCCTCTGCTCGCCACCATCTGCCCCAGGGACAGGGAGGAagagaggccctggggctggtgccCACTGGCTGTGTGGATTTCTCTGAAAATGCCTCTTTTCTGCTCCAGACTCTGGGGACAGAGAGGCTTGCTGGCTGCAACCAGCCTGGACACATGGAGTGGCAGAGCTTTGGGAGCAGTGGCCAGGTGTTCCCCACAGCCCGCTGGATGGggacagatgggacctggcccttcctgttcctc
Protein-coding sequences here:
- the LOC135325759 gene encoding olfactory receptor 14J1-like; protein product: MANSSSFSEFLLLAFADTRELQLLHFSLFLGIYLAALLGNGLIITVVACNDHLHTPMYFFLLNLSLLDLGSISTTLPKSMANSLWDTRAISYSGCSAQVFLFIFLFGGEFSLLTVMAYDRFVAICRPLHYGTLMGSRTCFRMAAAAWASGFLCAALHTANTFSIPLCQGNTVEQFFCEIPQILKLSCSDSYLREVGVSVVTTSLVFVCFIFIVLSYVQIFIAVLRIPSEQGRHKAFSMCLPHLAVVSLFLSTGTFAYLKPPSLSSPSLDLVVAVLYSVVPPAVNPLIYSMRNKELKEALRK